A single Drosophila ananassae strain 14024-0371.13 chromosome 3L, ASM1763931v2, whole genome shotgun sequence DNA region contains:
- the LOC6496578 gene encoding juvenile hormone epoxide hydrolase 2, whose translation MAKIFMGLLVIGLALLAAIVSKKYQDLQAPGERPELDITAYWGPKLKEPYRENQAILPFDISVKPEVIADLKVQLSRPLKAQEPLEGVGFQYGFNAKELGKMVKYWRDIYLNKWSKREEYLKKFDHFQTEIQGLKIHFIHVKPNLEKNQKPKKVLPLLLMHGWPGTVRKFYDFIPLLTTPSDKSEYVFEVIAPSLPGYGWSQGSSKTGFGVAQMAVVMRNLMLRLGFEKFLIQGGDAGSAIGSNLAALFPENVLGYHSNMCMNSSPLGSIKLVLSSFFPSWFVDTEYADFYKGLGHFLGVVLEEMGYFHIQASKPDTIGNALIDNPVGLASYILEKFSTWTNTEYKGRSDGGLTQRFTYDQLLDNVMIYYVTNSITTSMRLYAEYATEDQFSSKVDSIPILAKAGCTRFRHEINHFPDSVLANKFLNLVHSTHHAEGGHFPAFEVPQQLYDDFINYVKKANF comes from the exons ATGGCTAAGATTTTTATGGGATTATTGGTCATTGGACTGGCATTGCTGGCAGCCATAGTCTCTAAGAAATACCAAGATCTTCAGGCTCCGGGCGAAAGGCCTGAGCTGGACATTACAGCCTACTGGGGTCCAAAACTAAAAGAACCATATCGGGAGAATCAGGCCATTCTACCTTTTGATATTAGTGTAAAACCAGAG GTTATAGCTGATTTAAAAGTCCAGCTAAGTCGTCCATTAAAGGCTCAAGAGCCCCTGGAGGGTGTTGGTTTTCAGTATGGTTTCAATGCCAAAGAACTGGGAAAAATGGTCAAATACTGGCGGGATATCTATCTTAATAAGTGGAGCAAACGAGAGGAGTACCTCAAAAAATTTGATCACTTCCaaaccgaaattcaagg CTTGAAAATCCACTTTATCCATGTCAAACCGAATCTGGAAAAGAACCAAAAGCCAAAGAAGGTCCTACCGCTGCTCCTCATGCACGGATGGCCCGGAACTGTTCGGAAGTTCTACGACTTCATACCTCTATTGACCACTCCCAGTGATAAGAGCGAGTACGTCTTTGAGGTGATAGCACCTAGTCTGCCGGGATACGGATGGTCTCAG GGTTCTTCCAAAACAGGATTCGGGGTGGCCCAGATGGCCGTTGTGATGCGAAACCTAATGCTTCGTCTGGGATTTGAAAAGTTCCTGATTCAGGGCGGAGATGCAGGCTCCGCCATTGGATCCAATTTAGCGGCACTGTTTCCGGAAAACGTTCTCGGCTACCACTCCAACATGTGCATGAATTCCAGTCCCTTGGGATCCATAAAGTTGGTTTTGTCCTCATTCTTCCCAAGTTGGTTTGTGGACACTGAGTACGCTGATTTCTACAAGGGACTGGGCCACTTTCTCGGAGTCGTACTGGAGGAGATGGGATATTTCCACATCCAGGCCTCCAAGCCCGACACCATTGGCAATGCCCTAATCGACAACCCCGTTGGTTTGGCCTCCTACATCCTGGAAAAGTTCTCCACTTGGACAAATACGGAATACAAGGGCCGCTCGGATGGCGGCCTGACCCAGAGATTCACCTACGACCAGCTCCTGGACAACGTGATGATCTACTATGTCACCAACTCCATAACCACCTCAATGCGTCTATATGCGGAATATGCGACCGAGGATCAATTTTCTTCCAAGGTTGACTCGATACCCATACTGGCCAAGGCTGGCTGCACCCGATTCCGCCACGAAATCAACCACTTCCCGGACTCGGTTTTGGCCAACAAGTTCCTCAACCTGGTGCACAGTACCCACCATGCGGAGGGAGGCCACTTTCCCGCCTTCGAGGTGCCCCAACAGCTCTACgatgattttattaattatgttAAAAAAGCCAacttctaa
- the LOC6496579 gene encoding juvenile hormone epoxide hydrolase 1: protein MANIWVRFLVGGLALLAAIGYKNYLDLHAPGKRPDLDNKAFWGPKSRESVKEATVILPFDISVKPEIIEDLKNQLSRPLKAQEPLEGVGFEYGFNSKELAKVVKYWRDTYLANWDKREQYLKKFDHFRTEIQGLQIHFIHAKPTQVKGQAPKKVLPLLLMHGWPGTVREFYDFIPLLTTPSDKSDYVFEVIAPSLPGYGWSQGSSKTGFGVAQVAVVMRNLMLRLGFEKFLVQGGDWGSLIGSNLASLFPENVLGYHSNMCTNNSPLASIKLVLASVFPSWFVDSQYSDFYKGLGDLFGTILEEMGYAHIQASKPDTIGNALIDNPVGLASYILEKFSTWTNTEYRKLPDGGLTKRFTYDQLLDNVMIYYVTNSITTSMRLYSESMITKQMSLNVDSLPIQAKAGCTHFINEITHVPEAALTNKFPNLVHNTHHRDGGHFPAFELPQQLYEDFVAFVKKADL, encoded by the exons AtggcaaatatttgggtgCGGTTCCTGGTCGGAGGACTCGCCTTGCTGGCGGCCATCGGATATAAGAACTATCTGGATCTGCACGCTCCGGGCAAGAGACCCGATCTGGACAATAAGGCCTTCTGGGGACCAAAGTCAAGGGAGTCGGTGAAGGAGGCCACGGTCATTTTGCCTTTTGACATTAGCGTGAAGCCAGAg ATAATTGAAGATCTGAAGAACCAATTAAGCCGCCCCTTGAAAGCCCAGGAGCCCCTGGAAGGAGTCGGCTTTGAATATGGCTTCAATTCCAAGGAGCTTGCCAAGGTGGTGAAATACTGGAGGGATACCTATCTGGCCAATTGGGACAAGAGGGAGCAGTATCTTAAGAAATTCGACCACTTCCGAACCGAGATCCAAGG ctTGCAAATTCACTTTATTCATGCCAAGCCCACCCAAGTGAAGGGCCAGGCCCCCAAGAAGGTTCTGCCCCTGCTCCTCATGCACGGCTGGCCCGGAACCGTTCGGGAGTTCTACGACTTCATACCACTGTTGACCACTCCCAGTGACAAGAGCGACTACGTCTTTGAGGTGATTGCTCCCAGCCTGCCGGGCTATGGATGGTCTCAG gGCTCTTCTAAAACTGGATTCGGAGTGGCCCAAGTGGCGGTGGTCATGCGTAACCTGATGCTTCGCCTGGGCTTCGAGAAGTTCCTGGTTCAGGGCGGAGATTGGGGATCCCTTATTGGTTCCAATTTGGCTTCATTATTCCCGGAGAACGTGCTAGGCTACCACTCCAACATGTGCACGAACAACAGCCCCTTGGCGAGCATTAAGTTGGTGTTGGCCTCCGTCTTCCCCAGCTGGTTTGTAGACTCCCAGTACAGCGATTTCTACAAGGGATTAGGTGATTTATTTGGCACCATTCTGGAGGAGATGGGCTATGCCCATATCCAGGCCTCCAAGCCCGACACCATCGGCAATGCCCTGATCGACAACCCAGTAGGCTTGGCTTCCTACATACTCGAGAAGTTCTCCACTTGGACGAACACCGAGTACCGAAAGCTTCCCGACGGCGGACTCACCAAGAGGTTCACCTACGACCAGCTCCTGGACAACGTGATGATCTACTATGTGACCAATTCCATTACCACCTCCATGCGCCTATACTCCGAGTCGATGATCACAAAGCAGATGTCTTTGAATGTGGATTCGCTGCCCATCCAGGCCAAGGCCGGCTGCACCCACTTCATCAATGAAATCACCCACGTCCCGGAGGCTGCGCTGACCAACAAGTTCCCGAATCTGGTGCACAATACCCACCACCGGGACGGAGGACACTTCCCGGCCTTTGAACTGCCCCAGCAACTCTACGAAGACTTTGTTGCTTTTGTCAAGAAGGCTGACTTGTAA
- the LOC6496580 gene encoding juvenile hormone epoxide hydrolase 2, which translates to MGVIVKILVLLLAIGGGMVYKNVSQLWVDLPAPQLNPQQWWGDEAEPKDYAAYLANNSEVIGNRLSYPQKTIDDLKSLLSRPLKLTPPLEGVAFEYGFNTDYLKKVVEYWRDDYLPRWREREVFLWQFNHFTTDIQGLRIHFLHLMVYDENKVGKQHYPVLLLHGWPGSVREFYDFIHLLHQSNLDNNNKYIFNVIVPSLPGYGWSQSTSRQGLGPAQVAVIMRNLMVRLGYDKFFIQGGDWGSVIGSNIATLFPDNVLGYHSNMCNNMSPKSLVKGFLAGLWPSLFVPSGFEDFFFPKSNELKYLMEESGYFHIQATKPDTIGAALTDNPVGLAAYILEKFSTWTNASYRSLPDGGLTQRYKMDALLDNVMIYYLTNSITTSQRLYAEQYAQEQRDLQLERVPTVVPTGCARFKSDIMQFLDTQLQDKFKNLVHSTYYKKGGHFAALEVPKVLYKDFIDFVKTVERKFRIKTL; encoded by the exons ATGGGTGTGATTGTGAAAATACTGGTGCTCCTGCTGGCTATAGGCGGGGGCATGGTGTACAAGAATGTAAGCCAACTGTGGGTGGACTTGCCGGCGCCCCAATTGAATCCCCAACAGTGGTGGGGCGACGAGGCAGAGCCGAAGGACTATGCCGCCTATCTGGCCAATAACTCGGAGGTTATAGGCAACCGCCTGTCTTATCCGCAGAAG ACCATTGACGATTTGAAGAGTCTTCTGAGCCGCCCCCTGAAGCTTACCCCTCCACTGGAGGGAGTGGCCTTCGAGTACGGTTTCAATACGGATTACCTGAAGAAAGTGGTGGAATACTGGCGCGATGACTATCTGCCGCGTTGGCGCGAACGCGAGGTGTTCCTGTGGCAATTCAATCACTTCACCACCGATATTCAGGG GCTACGCATACACTTCCTCCACTTGATGGTCTACGACGAAAACAAGGTGGGCAAGCAGCACTATCCGGTCTTGTTGCTCCACGGCTGGCCAGGATCGGTTCGGGAGTTCTATGACTTTATCCATCTGCTGCACCAGAGCAACCTGGACAACAACAATAAGTATATATTCAATGTCATTGTGCCTAGCTTGCCAGGTTACGGCTGGTCGCAG AGCACTTCCCGTCAGGGCCTGGGACCCGCCCAGGTGGCCGTGATTATGAGGAATCTCATGGTGCGATTGGGTTACGACAAATTCTTCATCCAGGGCGGCGATTGGGGCAGTGTCATTGGCAGCAACATAGCCACCCTGTTCCCCGACAATGTCCTTGGCTACCACTCGAATATGTGCAATAACATGAGCCCCAAGTCCCTGGTGAAGGGCTTCCTGGCTGGACTCTGGCCCAGCCTCTTTGTGCCCAGTGGCTTTGAAGATTTCTTCTTCCCGAAGTCCAATGAATTGAAATACCTGATGGAGGAGAGTGGCTACTTCCATATCCAGGCCACCAAGCCGGACACCATCGGAGCCGCGCTCACCGACAATCCAGTGGGCCTGGCCGCCTACATCCTGGAGAAGTTCTCTACGTGGACGAATGCCAGCTACCGATCTCTGCCGGACGGAGGACTCACTCAGCGCTACAAAATGGACGCCCTGCTGGACAATGTGATGATCTACTACCTGACCAATTCCATCACCACCTCGCAACGTCTGTATGCGGAGCAGTATGCCCAGGAGCAACGCGATCTGCAACTGGAGCGGGTTCCCACTGTGGTGCCCACGGGATGTGCGCGGTTCAAGAGCGACATCATGCAGTTTTTGGACACCCAGCTGCAGGACAAGTTCAAGAACCTGGTCCACAGCACCTACTATAAGAAGGGTGGCCACTTTGCGGCCCTCGAGGTGCCCAAAGTCCTCTACAAGGATTTTATCGATTTCGTCAAGACGGTGGAACGCAAGTTTAGAATTAAGACCCTGTAG
- the LOC6496581 gene encoding microtubule-associated protein RP/EB family member 3 translates to MTDLKLTVALTSVNGENMSRHDMLQWVNDIVQGQFKKIEELCSGSAYCQMMEMIFPNCINLKRVKMGAKLEHEYLHNLKLFQGAFNRLKLDKTVPIDRLIKGRFQDNFEFLQWFKKFFDSQAPGLENIKALANAPVAKPIKPRVFAKSEEPLPLKEPKTPEQDPEDDNNKALKELMEERQTMNLKSDRMVEERDQCYNKLRLIEDLLDDMINNNQEVEFCKRVQVVLYKTIDGQNQEEVGESKEEDPNEGMY, encoded by the exons ATGACTGACCTCAAGCTAACTGTGGCCTTGACCAGCGTCAATGGAGAGAACATGTCGCGGCACGACATGCTCCAGTGGGTCAACGACATAGTCCAGGGTCAGTTCAAGAAGATCGAGGAGCTCTGCTCAG GTTCCGCCTACTGTCAGATGATGGAGATGATCTTCCCCAACTGCATCAACTTGAAACGCGTCAAGATGGGCGCCAAGCTGGAGCACGAGTATCTCCACAACCTGAAACTGTTCCAGGGAGCCTTTAACCGCCTGAAACTGGACAAAACGGTGCCCATCGACCGCCTGATCAAGGGTCGCTTCCAGGACAACTTTGAGTTTCTGCAGTGGTTCAAGAAGTTCTTCGACTCCCAAGCTCCTGGTCTGGAGAACATCAAGGCGCTGGCCAATGCGCCCGTAGCGAAGCCCATCAAGCCGCGGGTATTTGCCAAATCGGAGGAGCCATTGCCATTAAAGGAACCAAAGACCCCAGAACAAGATCCAGAGGACGACAACAATAAGGCCCTCAAGGAGCTCATGGAGGAGCGGCAGACGATGAACCTCAAGAGTGATAGAATGGTGGAGGAGCGCGATCAGTGCTACAATAAGCTGCGCCTCATCGAAGACCTTCTGGACGACATGATCAACAACAACCAGGAGGTGGAGTTCTGCAAGCGAGTCCAAGTGGTGCTCTACAAGACAATAGATGGCCAGAACCAGGAGGAAGTTGGTGAATCTAAAGAAGAGGACCCCAATGAGGGAATGTATTAG
- the LOC6493987 gene encoding coiled-coil domain-containing protein 130 homolog yields the protein MGERKGQNKYYPPDYNPKKGGLNKFQGTHALRERARKIHLGIIIIRFEMPYNIWCDGCKNHIGMGVRYNAEKTKVGMYYTTPIFKFRMKCHLCDNHFEIQTDPGNLDYVILSGARRQENRWDPLQNEQVVPETKEVQKRLFDDAMYKLEHQAKDAQVAADSKPVLQKLVERNMSVWDDSYEANCRLRAEFRQQKQEIKGQQDLDRQLLAKSSLDIQLLPETAQDREMAALMKLQTKSALERESEQRLELLMRPALPGATATTFGGLKRQKALNNHLQLEDLGIRRKKLKEPQTEASSAEVKSQSLVGDYSSSSEES from the coding sequence ATGGGTGAACGTAAAGGCCAAAACAAGTACTACCCGCCGGACTATAATCCGAAGAAGGGTGGTCTCAACAAGTTCCAGGGCACCCATGCCCTGAGAGAACGCGCCCGGAAGATTCACCTCGGAATAATCATCATCCGATTTGAGATGCCGTACAATATCTGGTGCGACGGTTGCAAGAACCACATCGGTATGGGCGTGCGCTACAATGCTGAGAAAACCAAGGTGGGAATGTACTATACCACACCCATCTTCAAGTTCCGGATGAAGTGCCACCTGTGCGATAATCACTTCGAGATCCAGACGGATCCCGGCAACTTGGACTATGTCATTCTATCCGGAGCTCGACGTCAGGAAAATCGATGGGATCCTCTGCAAAACGAGCAGGTTGTGCCCGAAACTAAAGAGGTGCAGAAGCGGCTGTTTGACGACGCCATGTACAAGCTGGAGCACCAGGCCAAGGATGCCCAGGTTGCTGCCGACTCCAAGCCGGTGCTGCAGAAGCTCGTGGAGCGCAATATGAGCGTGTGGGACGACAGCTACGAGGCTAACTGCCGCTTACGGGCCGAATTCCGGCAACAGAAGCAAGAGATCAAGGGCCAGCAGGATCTGGATCGCCAACTGCTGGCCAAAAGCAGTCTAGACATTCAACTTCTTCCGGAAACCGCACAGGACCGGGAGATGGCCGCTCTCATGAAGCTACAGACAAAGTCGGCGTTGGAAAGGGAATCAGAGCAGCGGCTGGAGCTGCTCATGCGGCCAGCGCTGCCAGGAGCCACGGCCACCACCTTTGGCGGCCTTAAGCGCCAAAAAGCGCTGAACAATCACCTTCAGTTGGAAGATTTGGGAATACGGCGTAAAAAACTGAAAGAACCACAGACCGAAGCATCCTCAGCCGAAGTGAAATCCCAAAGCTTAGTAGGAGACTATTCCTCGTCCTCAGAAGAGTCGTAG
- the LOC6496582 gene encoding methionine--tRNA ligase, cytoplasmic: MIIYTNEGNPLGLQLLMLAKFAKQAVKVQLVNLNDAKFKDLLVLPTLELDNGLRLFSPSAIAKYLLVDEGQLRDEWLEWSATLLAPALAHHMAVGHKADANALPVLNALVKKLDDNLKATPYLAGNKLTAADIAVWSLLAPEGTLKGAQNVESLRDWYGRVKALPEVQEVLSEQPLKDLSFNALQQSNRYGGLHHVPLKRLSLADAGKLLVDTTPTVADTVTDEEISAAQAAFTYTAPKEVKEERTILPKPGQRNVLITSALPYVNNVPHLGNIIGCVLSADIFARYSRSAGYNTLLICGTDEYGTATENKALAENLTPREICDKYFELHNSIYRWFGIGFDYFGRTTTQEQTDIVQEAFKDVLSAGYIIKESVEQLLCQKCDRFLADRFVEGTCPHPGCGYEDARGDQCDKCGKLVNATELIRPRCKVCNSAPVIRSSDQLFIDLPKAEPQLKDWVDKSEGGWTNNAKVITRAWLKEGLKPRCITRDLKWGIPVPHKGFEKKVFYVWFDAPFGYVSMTKRYTKEYQQWWQPAKGTDVELFQFMAKDNVPFHSVVWPSILLAVNKGHTLVSHIMATEYLNYEDGKFSKSRGIGVFGNDAQETGIPADVWRFYLASARPEGQDSSFSWNDLAARNNSELLNNLGNFVNRALVFCEKNFNSTVPEVALTQDELILLALINRELKGYINSMEKAKLRDGIRHLLAVSRHGNGYMQTQQPWVLLKGSDEQKKRAATIIGLSANIACLLANLLFPYMPTTARTLFSQLNAKQTPLNAEKPLATLLLPAGHKIGKPAPLFAKLEQAFIDELKGKYGGAQESKASPNTQTSAADLEKAVAAQADKVRQLKASTKDKAQWQPEVNKLLDLKKQLEEAKKTAPASTAAPASAPTNGSQSVKDLEKAIQEQGDKVRKLKGSTKDKSVWQPEVDVLLGLKKQLEAAQKAAKEAPASAPPAPAPSSAANPAQVKALEDKIALQGEKVRTLKASGDASVWKPEVDILLALKNELAALTGAPAAGGQGKGKKKK, translated from the exons ATGATCATTTACACAAACGAGGGTAATCCTCTGGGGCTGCAGCTGCTAATGCTGGCGAAGTTTGCCAAGCAGGCGGTGAAGGTGCAGCTGGTTAACCTAAATG ATGCCAAGTTTAAGGACCTGCTGGTACTGCCCACCCTGGAACTGGACAATGGACTTCGCCTATTCTCGCCCTCGGCCATTGCCAAATATTTGTTGGTGGACGAGGGACAACTGCGGGACGAG TGGCTGGAGTGGTCGGCCACGTTGCTGGCCCCGGCTCTAGCCCATCACATGGCCGTGGGTCACAAGGCGGACGCCAACGCTCTGCCCGTTCTAAATGCCCTCGTAAAGAAACTGGACGACAACCTGAAAGCCACTCCCTACCTCGCTGGCAACAAGCTCACCGCCGCCGACATTGCCGTCTGGTCGCTTTTGGCTCCCGAAGGCACCTTGAAGGGCGCCCAGAACGTGGAGAGCCTGAGAGATTGGTATGGACGTGTCAAAGCGCTCCCGGAGGTCCAGGAGGTGCTTTCGGAACAACCCCTGAAGGATCTCAGCTTCAATGCCCTGCAGCAGTCGAATCGCTATGGCGGTTTGCATCATGTTCCTCTCAAGCGTCTCAGTCTGGCCGATGCGGGCAAACTGCTGGTGGACACCACACCCACAGTGGCCGATACGGTTACCGATGAGGAAATTAGCGCCGCCCAGGCCGCCTTCACCTACACAGCTCCCAAAGAGGTTAAGGAGGAGCGCACCATCCTTCCCAAGCCTGGCCAACGCAATGTGCTTATCACCTCGGCTCTGCCTTATGTCAACAATGTTCCTCATCTTGGCAACATCATCGGCTGCGTTCTGTCTGCGGACATCTTCGCCCGCTACTCCCGGTCGGCGGGTTACAACACCCTGCTGATCTGCGGCACGGATGAATATGGCACGGCCACTGAAAACAAAGCTCTGGCTGAGAACTTGACTCCCCGCGAGATCTGCGACAAGTACTTCGAGCTGCACAACTCGATCTACCGCTGGTTTGGCATTGGATTCGATTACTTTGGACGCACCACCACACAAGAGCAAACAGA TATTGTCCAAGAGGCTTTTAAGGATGTCCTGAGTGCTGGCTACATCATCAAAGAAAGCGTCGAGCAGCTGCTTTGCCAAAAGTGTGATCGTTTCCTGGCTGATCG ATTTGTGGAGGGTACTTGCCCGCATCCTGGTTGCGGCTACGAAGATGCTCGCGGTGATCAGTGCGACAAGTGCGGCAAACTAGTGAACGCCACCGAACTGATCCGTCCGCGCTGCAAAGTGTGCAATAGCGCACCAGTGATCCGTTCCTCTGACCAGCTGTTTATCGATCTGCCCAAGGCTGAGCCTCAACTCAAGGATTGGGTGGACAAGTCGGAGGGCGGCTGGACAAACAACGCTAAAGTCATCACAAGGGCGTGGCTGAAAGAGGGCCTGAAGCCACGCTGCATCACCCGAGACCTGAAATGGGGCATCCCTGTGCCGCACAAGGGCTTCGAGAAGAAGGTGTTCTACGTCTGGTTCGACGCTCCCTTCGGCTACGTCTCCATGACCAAGCGCTACACCAAGGAGTACCAGCAGTGGTGGCAGCCCGCCAAGGGAACCGATGTGGAGCTGTTCCAGTTCATGGCCAAGGACAACGTGCCCTTCCACTCGGTGGTGTGGCCCAGCATCCTGCTGGCCGTTAACAAAGGTCACACCTTGGTCTCCCACATCATGGCCACGGAGTATTTGAACTACGAGGATGGCAAGTTCAGCAAGAGTCGAGGAATTGGAGTTTTCGGCAACGACGCTCAAGAAACAGGCATTCCGGCTGACGTCTGGCGTTTCTATCTTGCCTCCGCCCGTCCGGAAGGTCAGGACTCTAGCTTCAGTTGGAACGATCTGGCTGCCCGTAACAACTCGGAGCTCCTGAACAACCTAGGAAACTTTGTGAATCGCGCCTTGGTCTTCTGCGAAAAGAACTTCAACAGCACTGTTCCCGAAGTGGCGCTCACCCAGGATGAACTGATTCTGTTGGCCCTGATCAACCGTGAGCTCAAGGGTTACATCAACTCCATGGAGAAGGCCAAACTTCGCGATGGTATTCGTCACTTGTTGGCCGTTTCGCGACATGGAAACGGTTACATGCAAACCCAACAGCCGTGGGTGCTGCTCAAGGGCAGCGATGAGCAGAAGAAGCGTGCCGCGACCATCATCGGACTATCGGCCAACATTGCCTGCCTGCTGGCCAATCTCCTCTTCCCCTACATGCCGACCACAGCCAGGACACTGTTCAGCCAGCTGAACGCCAAGCAGACTCCGCTCAACGCAGA GAAACCTCTTGCCACTCTGCTGCTTCCTGCTGGCCACAAAATCGGAAAACCCGCTCCGCTCTTTGCCAAATTGGAGCAGGCTTTCATCGATGAACTGAAGGGAAAATACGGAGGAGCTCAGGAGTCCAAGGCTAGCCCGAATACGCAGACCAGTGCCGCTGACTTGGAGAAGGCTGTGGCAGCTCAGGCGGACAAAGTGCGCCAGCTGAAGGCGAGCACCAAGGACAAGGCCCAGTGGCAGCCAGAGGTGAACAAGCTTCTCGATCTGAAGAAGCAACTGGAGGAGGCTAAAAAGACTGCACCAGCTTCCACAGCTGCTCCCGCATCCGCTCCTACGAATGGCTCACAATCCGTGAAAGATCTGGAGAAGGCCATCCAGGAGCAGGGCGACAAGGTGCGCAAACTCAAAGGGAGCACAAAAGACAAGTCCGTGTGGCAGCCGGAGGTGGATGTTCTGCTGGGCCTGAAAAAGCAACTGGAGGCGGCACAAAAAGCTGCCAAGGAGGCACCTGCTTCTGcccctcctgctcctgctccatcATCCGCAGCGAATCCCGCCCAAGTCAAAGCCTTGGAAGACAAAATTGCTCTGCAGGGGGAAAAAGTACGAACCCTGAAAGCCTCCGGAGATGCCTCCGTGTGGAAGCCTGAAGTTGATATTCTCCTAGCCCTCAAGAACGAACTGGCGGCGCTGACTGGAGCACCGGCCGCCGGTGGACAAGGCAAAGGCAAAAAGAAGAAATAG